A single window of Cygnus olor isolate bCygOlo1 chromosome 10, bCygOlo1.pri.v2, whole genome shotgun sequence DNA harbors:
- the COL7A1 gene encoding collagen alpha-1(VII) chain isoform X2, which translates to MSGRLLLLAVLLGPPAVVAQKRSQVVCEDVLEADIAFLVDGSSSIGRNNFRAVRAFMEDLVAPFVHAVGEKAVRFAVVQYSDEPRVEFTFSQHANGTGVRRAIQQLSYKGGNTRTGAGLRYISDNFFGPTHVRPGVPKICILITDGKSQDDAEQSAVKLKSQGIKVFAVGIKNADEKELVRVASVPTDFFFYYVGDFKLLGTLVPLMTRRVCTSSGGTLRTLDGPGHAGPSNLEILERGPDLLRIRWTPASGPVTGYRVQHVPLTGLGQPVVAERQEVSLGPRETSAVLRGLRVGTEYLVTVIAQYANSVGESVSGRARTQSRAGVLDFRVVESGASFLRLAWQPGPEPPQGYVLSYTVQGAAQGEERSLGAGALSATLSNLRPDTEYVVTLRARHAQQPAATATLTARTQRLAAVQHVAVHNVSAQSMLLAWQPVTGATGYRLSWAALTAGQDRRKVELDARQTSHVLGGLQPGTDYVVTVAPLFGQLEGPAASVRQRTEASVEQTLRTNILGPTAIQVLWVALREARGYRLEWKRATGLEPPRTVSLPSSISSYQLTGLQPGTEYRITLYTLYDGGEVATPVTTFQTGVEVPVGAVTDLRLLEDMGRRVRLGWTGVPGATEYKVTVRNAQDGTERTRRVPGGQTVLELGDLREGVTYLVRVSALVGGREGGADTLNIRVKYPAVGSISELRVVEASPSQLQVTWRGLPGAGGYRLTWRASDGQEQSRFLPADPTTFTIEGLRAGTVYAIGVSATVDGREGPPVTTTGRTAPEQVGTVSRLEVQSSRSNVARVTWVGVPGATAYRVVWSRRDGGSESSQRVPGHISSFDIPDLEGGVSYTVKVTALVGNREGNPVSIIVTTPEAAPVPTISGFQVTEASEQRLRLAWVPVAGSTGYRLAWRPAEGGPQRSQQLPAASSSYELGGLEPGRRYHVSITSLVGGRESSPVTVTAVTAAPSRVTSLRVTDVRRDSVTLAWTPAPSASGYVLSWSPPAAGGEAQRALPGTASSQQVSGLRLGQRYTFTIRPLLGSVPGAETSVSERPVCRDARGDIVFLVHGTRDSSSGADTVRSLLSNTITALGRLGPDGTQVGLATYSYRSLPWLLLNRSSDLPAVLEQIRTMRYEEPSGNAIGAAITFARTYLLSPSAGRRPGVPAVLVVLADGPSGDDAIAAARDIKAAGVRVLAVGLEGADREQLRRMVTAEDPRFVFPNRGALQELEGELTDDLCTIISTRPEPEPKPCAMQCPKGDKGDPGEAGPQGRTGQPGPPGEPGRHGLPGPPGPVGPRGPPGESVEQPGKKGDRGFPGADGGPGSPGRPGNPGSPGQPGTQGVPGPRGDPGPRGLTGLPGLKGEKGEPGEPRVIVDGGQGLPGRKGEPGTPGNPGPPGSPGPRGPFGDPGPLGPTGPMGPPGPPGDFVKGEKGDRGERGPPGLVDGAAPRGEPGPPGLPGDPGPRGPAGTPGPKGEKGDGEDGLPGPPGRPGDPGDRGPRGLPGEQGRKGDRGAPGELGETGEKGDRGAPGPEGEKGEVGAPGRPGPSGREGAPGPTGPRGEKGDPGAPGEPGQPATSVASARGEKGDRGFPGPEGPPGPKGNVGERGARGDPGLSIPGPAGPKGEQGDRGIPGLAGRSGPKGDPGEPGEKGEPGRAGTPGQTGLRGKEGERGEKGDEGTPGEAGLPGKPGDRGPRGLPGYRGPPGEKGDPGDPGPEGRNGAPGAPGNKGDRGEPGPPGPPGRTVDAGLGGAGEKGEKGDPGDPGEDGAKGARGDTGPPGLPGERGIEGPRGPPGTRGDPGDRGLPGEKGERGPPGLDGRNGLEGKPGPPGPPGLRGDPGKQGDPGRDGLPGLRGEQGPPGAVGPLGPPGLPGKPGDDGKPGLNGKNGEDGTPGEDGRKGDKGDAGAPGRDGRSGAKGEQGDSGVPGPPGPPGLPGIPGQVGPPGQGSPGLRGVAGPKGDPGEPGPRGEPGRPGIRGDPGTAVNIERSLEALGIKVSSLKELTGAYDGSSDSFLPVSERLRGQKGSRGEPGERGPPGREGSLGFPGERGPKGDKGDQGAPGPQGPAGRAVGERGPEGPPGQPGEPGKPGIPGVPGRAGELGEAGRPGEKGDRGEKGDRGEQGRDGLPGPPGPPGPKADVMEGSLMGFPGERGPPGPKGAKGEPGAEGERGPKGDKGEGGPRGERGEPGEKGRDGSPGLPGERGLAGPEGKPGPQGFRGPPGPPGNQGEPGPPGPPGTAGPPGTQGPAGMKGDPGEPGASIRGLPGPQGSMGLPGPPGPPGLVGPQGAPGLPGQVGESGKPGVPGRDGVSGKDGEPGMPGKMGVPGPSGPAGPKGEPGDAGAPGQAITGPPGAKGEKGEPALLEGVLLGEPGSKGARGLPGPKGEKGEPGGSGEPGDPGEDGAKGASGAKGEKGSPGVGVRGPPGQDGPPGLKGDIGLPGPPGPPGLAGIAGALGQPGLRGDSGQPGVPGPPGERGLIGFPGRDGAAGPPGPLGPPGPAGTPGASGQKGDKGDPGAGLPGARGERGDPGPRGEDGRPGLAGDRGPTGLPGARGERGDKGDVGAMGPKGDKGDSVVVEGPAGARGSKGEPGDRGLKGSEGDKGDKGEQGMPGEKGARGEQGEKGSTGFPGARGPGGQKGEVGVPGEPGEPGQPGRDGIAGARGEKGDVGYLGMRGPKGDRGMKGACGLDGDKGEKGEPGLPGRSGLPGRKGEPGELGLSGVPGAPGKEGLMGPKGDRGFDGQQGAKGDQGEKGDRGAPGVIGAPGPRGSDGVPGPPGPPGSIGPRGPEGMQGQKGERGPPGQAVMGARGVPGIPGERGEQGSPGAEGLRGEKGEPGMTEEEIRAYVRQEMSQHCACGGQLPRRLDSREHSGGWGSQARSILHAAHGGGRSVRQERERSQTGLFSQYPPTQPLPAPSAHLVPVLKLSHAEEEEEEEGQDRHVLMDTNDLEYDSTYADEEEEDYEAALEADSSEQPAADASPCGQPLDEGGCERYTLRWYYSQRAAECRPFVYSGCGGNTNRFGSRRECELRCGQQTGAGAPRGGAGSAAGGRPEA; encoded by the exons ATGAGCGGCCGGCTCCTGCTCCTCGCCGTGCTCCTGGGCCCCCCGGCTGTCGTGGCGCAGAAGAGGAGCCAag TGGTGTGCGAGGACGTGCTGGAGGCCGACATCGCCTTCCTGGTGGACGGCTCGTCCAGCATCGGCAGGAACAACTTCCGCGCCGTCCGCGCCTTCATGGAGGACCTGGTGGCACCCTTCGTGCACGCCGTGGGCGAGAAGGCGGTGCGCTTCGCCGTGGTGCAGTACAGCGACGAGCCGCG gGTGGAATTCACCTTCTCCCAGCACGCCAACGGCACGGGTGTCCGGAGGGCCATCCAGCAGCTGAGCTACAAGGGTGGCAACACACGGACCGGTGCTGGCCTTCGCTACATCTCTGACAACTTCTTCGGTCCCACGCATGTCCGGCCCGGAGTCCCAAAG ATCTGCATCCTCATCACGGACGGCAAGTCCCAGGATGATGCTGAGCAGTCGGCCGTGAAGCTGAAGAGCCAGGGCATCAAGGTCTTCGCCGTGG GGATCAAGAACGCCGACGAGAAGGAGCTGGTCCGTGTGGCCTCGGTACCCACCGACTTCTTCTTCTACTACGTCGGCGACTTCAAGCTGCTGGGCACGCTGGTGCCGCTGATGACGCGCCGGGTGTGCACGAGCTCCGGGGGCACCCTGCGCACCCTGG ACGGACCAGGCCACGCTGGCCCCTCCAACCTGGAGATCCTGGAGCGAGGCCCTGACCTTCTGCGCATCCGCTGGACCCCGGCCAGCGGCCCCGTCACCGGCTACAGGGTGCAGCACGTCCCGCtgacggggctggggcagcccgtCGTGGCCGAGAGGCAGGAG GTGAGCCTGGGCCCCCGGGAGACCAGCGCTGTGCTGCGGGGGCTGCGCGTGGGGACGGAGTACCTGGTCACCGTCATCGCCCAGTACGCCAACAGCGTCGGCGAGTCAGTTTCGGGCCGGGCGCGCACCC AGAGCCGTGCTGGCGTGCTGGATTTCCGCGTGGTGGAGTCCGGAGCGTCCTTCCTGCGCCTGGCCTGgcagcccggccccgagccgccGCAGGGCTACGTCCTCAGCTACACCGTGCAAG gagcagcccagggcGAGGAGAGGAGCCTGGGGGCCGGCGCACTGTCAGCCACCCTCAGCAACCTGCGCCCCGACACCGAGTACGTGGTGACGCTGCGGGCACGCCACGCGCAGCAGCCCGCGGCCACGGCCACCCTCACTGCGCGGACAC AGCGCCTGGCGGCCGTGCAGCACGTGGCCGTGCACAACGTGTCGGCGCAGAGCATGCTGCTGGCCTGGCAGCCCGTCACTGGTGCCACCGGCTACCGCCTCTCCTGGGCTGCCCTCACAG cagggcaggacCGGCGCAAGGTGGAGCTGGACGCCAGGCAGACGTCGCacgtgctgggggggctgcagcccggTACGGACTACGTGGTGACGGTAGCCCCGCTCTTCGGGCAGCTGGAGGGGCCCGCGGCCTCCGTCCGGCAGAGAACAG AGGCTAGTGTGGAGCAGACGCTGCGGACCAACATCCTGGGCCCCACGGCCATCCAGGTGCTCTGGGTCGCCCTCCGCGAGGCCCGCGGCTACCGCCTGGAGTGGAAGAGAGCCACAG GACTGGAGCCCCCCAGGACGGTGTCGCTGcccagcagcatcagcagctACCAGCTGACGGGGCTGCAGCCGGGCACTGAGTACCGCATCACCCTCTACACGCTCTACGATGGCGGGGAGGTGGCCACCCCTGTCACCACCTTCCAGACGG GCGTGGAGGTGCCCGTGGGCGCCGTGACGGACCTGCGGCTCCTCGAGGACATGGGCAGGAGAGTACGGCTGGGCTGGACCGGTGTCCCCGGCGCCACTGAGTACAAAGTGACGGTGCGCAACGCCCAGG ATGGCACGGAGAGGACGAGGCGTGTCCCAGGCGGCCAGAcggtgctggagctgggtgaCCTCCGGGAAGGTGTCACCTACCTGGTGCGTGTCTCAGCCCTCGTGGGTGGCCGGGAGGGCGGCGCCGACACGCTCAACATCCGTGTCA AGTACCCGGCAGTGGGCAGCATCTCCGAGCTGCGGGTGGTGGAGGCCAgtcccagccagctgcaggtCACCTGGAGGGGGCTGCCGGGTGCCGGGGGCTACCGGCTGACGTGGCGGGCCAGTGACG GCCAGGAGCAATCCCGCTTCCTCCCTGCCGACCCCACCACCTTCACCATCGAGGGGCTGCGAGCTGGGACCGTCTATGCCATCGGTGTCTCTGCCACCGTCGATGGCCGTGAGGGTCCCCCTGTCACCACCACGGGGCGGACAG CGCCCGAGCAGGTGGGGACAGTGTCCCGGCTGGAGGTGCAGTCGTCCAGGAGCAACGTTGCCCGTGTCACCTGGGTCGGCGTGCCGGGAGCCACCGCGTACCGCGTGGTGTGGAGCCGCAGGGACG GGGGCTCGGAGAGCAGCCAGCGGGTTCCCGGCCACATCAGCTCCTTCGACATCCCCGACCTGGAGGGAGGCGTCTCCTACACCGTGAAGGTCACGGCGCTCGTTGGCAACCGGGAGGGCAATCCCGTCTCCATCATCGTCACCACCC cagaggcagccccgGTGCCCACCATCAGCGGATTCCAGGTGACGGAGGCCTCGGAGCAGCGCCTGCGCCTGGCCTGGGTGCCGGTGGCCGGCAGCACTGGGTACCGCCTGGCCTGGCGCCCAGCTGAGG GAGGGCCCCAgcgcagccagcagctcccggcTGCGTCCAGCTCCTACGAACTGGGGGGGCTGGAGCCCGGTCGGCGCTACCATGTCAGCATCACCAGCCTGGTGGGCGGCCGGGAGAGCTCGCCCGTCACCGTCACTGCCGTCACCG ctgcccccagccgtGTCACCAGCCTGCGGGTGACCGACGTGCGGAGAGACTCCGTAACGCTCGCCTGGACTCCCGCCCCTAGTGCCTCTGGGTACGTCCTGTCCTGGAGCCCTCCTGCAG CCGGTGGCGAGGCACAGCGGGCACTGCCGGGCACcgccagctcccagcaggtcTCCGGGCTGCGCCTGGGCCAGCGCTACACCTTCACCATCCGCCCGCTCCTCGGCAGCGTGCCGGGGGCTGAGACCTCCGTCAGCGAGCGCCCAG TCTGCAGGGACGCCCGAGGTGACATCGTCTTCCTGGTGCATGGCACCCGTGACAGCTCCTCTGGCGCCGACACCGTGCGCAGCCTCCTCTCCAACACCATCACTGCCCTGGGACGCCTGGGCCCCGATGGCACCCAG GTGGGCCTGGCCACGTACAGCTACCGcagcctgccctggctgctcctcAACCGCTCCAGCGACCTGCCCGCCGTGCTGGAGCAGATCCGCACCATGCGCTACGAAGAGCCCAGCGGCAATGCCATCG gaGCAGCCATCACCTTCGCCAGGACCTACCTGCTGAGCCCCAGCGCGGGGCGCCGGCCCGGCGTGCCGGCGGTGCTGGTGGTCCTGGCCGACGGCCCCTCTGGGGACGATGCCATCGCTGCGGCCAGGGACATCAAGGCTGCGG GGGTGCGGGTGCTGGCGGTGGGCTTGGAGGGGGCAGACCGGGAGCAGCTGCGGCGCATGGTGACGGCCGAGGACCCGCGCTTCGTCTTCCCCAACCGTGGCgcgctgcaggagctggagggagagCTCACCGACGACCTCTGCACTATCATCTCCACCAGG CCGGAGCCGGAGCCAAAGCCCTGCGCCATGCAGTGCCCCAAG GGCGATAAAGGGGACCCTGGTGAGGCG GGGCCACAAGGGCGTACAGGGCAGCCGGGCCCTCCCGGAGAGCCG GGCCGCCACGGGCTGCCTGGCCCCCCAGGACCTGTAGGACCACGGGGTCCACCAGGAGAGAGTGTCGAGCAGccaggaaagaagggggacagA GGATTCCCTGGAGCTGATGGGGGGCCAGGAAGCCCCGGCCGTCCCGGGAACCCTGGGTCCCCCGGGCAGCCG GGCACCCAAGGCGTCCCTGGCCCCCGGGGGGATCCT GGGCCACGGGGACTGACGGGGCTTCCTGGcctgaagggggaaaaaggcgAGCCG GGAGAGCCCAGGGTGATTGTGGATGGAGGACAGGGTCTGCCCGGACGGAAAGGGGAGCCGGGCACGCCG GGCAACCCTggcccccccggcagccctgGCCCCCGGGGTCCCTTTGGAGATCCAGGCCCTCTGGGTCCCACGGGGCCCATGGGGCCACCGGGACCTCCGGGAGACTTTGTAAAG GGGGAGAAAGGTGACCGAGGGGAGAGG GGCCCCCCCGGACTTGTGGATGGGGCAGCGCCCCGAGGGGAGCCAGGCCCCCCG GGTCTGCCTGGGGACCCCGGTCCTCGGGGACCTGCCGGCACCCCTGGACCCAAGGGCGAGAAG GGTGATGGTGAGGACGGTTTGCCAGGGCCACCCGGCCGCCCAGGGGACCCAGGGGACCGG GGCCCACGGGGACTGCccggggagcagggcaggaag GGAGACCGCGGGGCGCCAGGCGAGCTGGGAGAGACGGGCGAGAAG GGGGACCGTGGTGCGCCGGGTCCTGAGGGCGAGAAG gGCGAAGTGGGAGCCCCAGGACGGCCGGGGCCATCGGGCAGAGAG GGAGCTCCGGGACCAACCGGACCACGGGGCGAGAAG GGTGATCCAGGAGCGCCCGGCGAGCCCGGCCAGCCG GCAACCAGCGTGGCCAGTGCCAGAGGAGAGAAG GGTGACAGAGGCTTCCCAGGACCAGAAGGGCCTCCTGGCCCCAAGGGCAATGTGGGAGAGAGAGGTGCCCGT GGTGACCCTGGTCTGAGCATCCCGGGCCCGGCCGGCCCCAAAGGCGAGCAGGGCGATCGG GGCATCCCTGGCCTTGCTGGCAGGAGCGGCCCCAAG GGGGACCCAGGGGAGCCGGGCGAGAAGGGCGAGCCGGGCCGAGCGGGCACACCAGGGCAGACAGGGCTGCGTGGCAAGGAG GGCGAGCGTGGAGAGAAAGGTGACGAAGGCACCCCG GGCGAAGCAGGCCTGCCTGGCAAACCTGGAGACAGGGGCCCGCGG gggctgcccgggtaccgcggcccccccggggaGAAGGGCGACCCTGGGGACCCGGGTCCCGAAGGCAGAAAC GGCGCCCCAGGAGCACCAGGGAACAAGGGTGACCGTGGCGAGCCG GGGCCTCCTGGACCTCCGGGACGAACA GTGGATGCGGGGCTCGGAGGAGCAGGGGAGAAGGGCGAGAAG GGGGACCCCGGGGACCCTGGCGAGGACGGAGCGAAGGGTGCCAGGGGTGACACCGGCCCCCCCGGCCTGCCGGGAGAGAGA GGCATCGAgggcccccgcggcccccctGGCACACGG GGTGACCCTGGGGACCGAGGCTTGCCAGGAGAGaag GGAGAGCGTGGCCCACCGGGGCTGGATGGCCGCAACGGGCTGGAAGGGAAACCTGGGCCCCCAGGGCCCCCCGGGCTGAGG GGGGACCCAGGGAAGCAGGGGGACCCCGGCCGGGAT gggctgccggggctgcgTGGGGAGCAGGGCCCGCCTGGTGCCGTGGGACCCCTGGGGCCGCCCGGCCTCCCC GGCAAACCCGGTGATGATGGCAAGCCTGGCCTCAACGGCAAGAAC GGAGAAGACGGGACACCAGGAGAGGACGGGAGGAAG GGCGATAAAGGCGATGCCGGGGCCCCTGGCAGAGAC GGCCGCAGCGGTGCCAAGGGCGAGCAGGGGGACAGCGGCGTGCCtgggccccccggcccccctggCCTCCCCGGCATCCCTGGGCAGGTCGGCCCCCCAGGCCAG GGGTCACCGGGCCTCCGCGGGGTTGCTGGACCCAAG GGGGACCCAGGGGAGCCTGGACCGCGAGGGGAACCG GGGCGACCTGGCATCCGTGGTGACCCCGGGACTGCAGTG AACATCGAGCGTAGCCTGGAAGCCCTCGGCATCAAG gTCTCATCCCTTAAGGAGCTCACAGGTGCCTACGACGGGAGCTCGGACTCATTTCTGCCCGTGTCCGAACGGCTGCGGGGGCAGAAGGGCAGCCGGGGGGAGCCAGGAGAGAGGGGCCCCCCGGGACGGGAG ggCTCCTTAGGCTTCCCCGGTGAGCGAGGACCCAAAGGTGACAAAGGGGACCAaggcgcccccggcccccaggGTCCTGCAGGCCGGGCTGTGGGCGAGCGGGGCCCCGAGGGGCCGCCTGGGCAGCCGGGGGAGCCTGGCAAGCCGGGCATCCCGGGGGTGCCAGGCCGGGCCGGGGAGCTGGGAGAGGCCGGGCGGCCCGGCGAGAAG GGCGACCGGGGCGAGAAGGGCGACCGGGGTGAGCAG GGCAGAGATGGCTTGCCAGGCCCCCCAGGTCCCCCAGGGCCCAAG GCAGATGTGATGGAGGGCAGCCTGATGGGCTTCCCAGGGGAGCGCGGCCCCCCCGGACCCAAGGGAGCAAAG ggTGAGCCGGGTGCCGAGGGCGAGCGAGGACCCAAAGGAGATAAG GGCGAAGGCGGGCCGCGGGGCGAGCGAGGAGAGCCTGGCGAGAAGGGCAGGGATGGCTCCCCG GGCCTTCCAGGAGAGAGGGGTCTGGCTGGCCCCGAGGGGAAGCCG GGCCCGCAGGGCTTTAGagggccccccggcccccca GGCAACCAGGGAGAGCCGGGGCCACCAGGACCTCCG GGCACCGCTGGCCCCCCAGGGACCCAGGGCCCAGCTGGGATGAAG GGTGACCCGGGGGAGCCTGGTGCCAGCATCCGG GGCTTGCCCGGTCCCCAGGGCAGCATGGGACTGCCTGGCCCCCCTGGCCCCCCCGGCCTGGTG GGTCCACAGGGTGCCCCTGGGCTGCCAGGACAAGTG GGGGAGAGCGGCAAGCCGGGAGTGCCGGGCCGGGACGGCGTGTCGGGGAAGGATGGCGAGCCGGGGATGCCAGGGAAGATG GGTGTGCCGGGACCTTCGGGCCCTGCCGGCCCCAAAGGGGAGCCAGGGGACGCCGGAGCCCCGGGGCAG GCCATCACCGGCCCCCCCGGTGCCAAGGGAGAGAAG GGCGAGCCGGCGCTGCTGGAGGGAGTGCTGCTGGGCGAGCCC ggaTCCAAGGGTGCCCGGGGCTTGCCCGGCCCCAAGGGAGAGAAG GGGGAGCCTGGAGGATCCGGAGAGCCGGGAGACCCCGGGGAAGAC GGAGCCAAGGGGGCGTCCGGAGCCAAGGGGGAGAAG GGCTCTCCGGGTGTCGGTGTGCGGGGACCACCAGGACAGGACGGGCCTCCAGGCTTGAAG GGTGACATCGGCCTGCCAGGACCCCCAGGACCCCCGGGCTTAGCGGGTATCGCTGGGGCACTGGGACAGCCAGGCCTGAGAGGGGACAGCGGGCAGCCTGGCGTGCCAGGTCCCCCGGGAGAGCGG GGGCTGATCGGCTTTCCCGGGAGGGACGGTGCCGCAGGACCACCAGGACCCCTGGGACCCCCAGGGCCAGCG gGCACACCTGGGGCCTCTGGCCAGAAGGGTGACAAG GGTGaccccggggccgggctgccaGGAGCCAGAGGCGAGCGTGGCGACCCAGGACCGCGG GGTGAAGACGGGCGCCCGGGGCTGGCAGGCGATCGCGGGCCGACG GGCTTGCCTGGAGCCCGAGGGGAGCGCGGGGACAAG GGAGACGTCGGGGCCATGGGGCCCAAGGGAGACAAG GGCGATAGCGTCGTGGTGGAGGGGCCCGCTGGGGCGCGGGGCAGCAAGGGGGAGCCG GGAGACCGTGGCCTGAAGGGCTCAGAAGGGGACAAGGGGGACAAGGGCGAGCAGGGCATGCCCGGAGAGAAG GGGGCGAGGGGCGAGCAGGGCGAGAAGGGCTCCACGGGCTTCCCCGGGGCACGCGGCCCCGGTGGGCAGAAG GGAGAAGTCGGCGTGCCAGGGGAGCCGGGAGAGCCG GGCCAGCCCGGCCGGGATGGCATCGCTGGAGCCcggggagagaaaggggacGTGGGGTACCTGGGCATGCGTGGCCCCAAG gGTGACCGCGGCATGAAAGGCGCCTGCGGCCTTGACGGGGACAAGGGCGAGAAG GGAgagccggggctgccggggcgcTCGGGACTGCCAGGGAGGAAAGGCGAGCCG ggagagctggggctgtcaGGAGTGCCGGGGGCCCCCGGGAAGGAGGGACTCATGGGACCCAAG GGCGACCGGGGATTCGACGGGCAGCAGGGAGCCAAAGGAGACCAGGGGGAGAAAGGAGACCGG GGTGCTCCAGGCGTTATTggtgcccccggcccccggggcAGTGACGGGGTTCCTGGCCCCCCTGGCCCCCCAGGCAGCATTGGCCCGCGAGGTCCTGAGGGCATGCAGGGCCAGAAG GGGGAGAGAGGCCCCCCGGGGCAGGCGGTGATGGGGGCTCGCGGCGTGCCCGGCATCCCCGGCGAGCGAGGAGAGCAG GGCAGTCCTGGTGCTGAGGGGCTCCGCGGGGAGAAGGGGGAGCCGGGCATGACG gaggaggagatccGGGCCTACGTCAGGCAGGAGATGAGCCAGCACTGCG CGTGCGGAGGGCAGCTCCCGCGGCGCCTGGATTCCCGTGAGCACTCAG gaggctgggggagccaGGCCAGGAGCATCCTTCACGCTGCCCACggaggaggaagaagtgtcCGCCAGGAGAGGGAACGCAGCCAAACAG GTCTATTTTCCCAGTACCCCCCCACCCAGccgctccctgctcccagcgcTCACCTCGTCCCTGTGCTGAAGCTGTCACacgccgaggaggaggaggaggaggagg ggcaggaCAGGCACGTCCTCATGGACACCAACGACCTGGAGTACGACAGCACCTACGcggatgaagaggaggaggactACGAGGCAGCCCTGGAGGCAGACAGCTCGGAGCAGCCTGCCGCTGACG CCTCGCCCTGCGGGCAGCCCCTGGACGAGGGGGGCTGCGAGCGCTACACGCTGCGCTGGTACTACAGCCAAAGAGCCGCCGAGTGCCGGCCCTTCGTCTACAGCGGCTGCGGGGGCAACACCAACCGCTTCGGCAGCCGCCGGGAGTGCGAGCTGCGCTGCGGGCAGCAGACGGGGGCAG GTGCCCCCCGGGGCGGTGCCGGCAGCGCTGCGGGTGGGCGGCCGGAGGCGTAG